The Toxorhynchites rutilus septentrionalis strain SRP chromosome 3, ASM2978413v1, whole genome shotgun sequence genome includes a region encoding these proteins:
- the LOC129773678 gene encoding uncharacterized protein K02A2.6-like: MTGEFLAELTTQSVTKAGIVYVSSSSDLDVLGIETIDLFDLWSIPFSSLVNAIHHKPEDTEQKLRTKFPEVFQNKGIISPVKLSDWATSIVVVRKSDNVSVRICGDYSTGLNNALESDAHPLPHPDDVFADLAGCRYFSQLDLSDAYLQVEVEEESQKYVTINTHRGLLKYNRLPPGIKSAPGAFQRIIDSMVAEIPGVKPYLDDIMIAGRTKEEHDRSLHEVLERIKTYGFHLRIEKCRFGLSQIKFLGHIIDKGGLRPDPAKTTAISQMPAPMNVSQLRSYLGAINYYGRFVKQMKELRAPMDYLLKQNVNWEWTASCQKSFDKFKTLHTSDLLLTHFDPNKEIILAGKNYGQIEKEALALIFAVTRFHKMLFGRKFTLQTDHQPLLKVFGSKNGIPVYTANRLQRWALTLMLYNLMLYIQFVRTEEFGQD; encoded by the exons ATGACTGGTGAGTTCCTTGCTGAATTAACCACCCAAAGCGTGACGAAAGCAGGCATTGTCTACGTGTCATCAAGCTCCGATTTGGATGTCCTCGGAATTGAAACAATCGACCTTTTCGATCTGTGGTCAATTCCATTCAGCTCGCTGGTTAATGCTATCCATCATAAACCGGAAGACACTGAGCAAAAGCTGCGTACGAAGTTTCCTGAAGTGTTCCAGA ACAAGGGAATAATCTCACCAGTGAAGTTATCCGACTGGGCAACCTCGATAGTCGTAGTCCGGAAGTCAGACAACGTTTCCGTCCGTATCTGCGGCGACTATTCTACAGGCTTGAACAACGCACTAGAATCAGATGCCCATCCGCTTCCGCATCCAGATGATGTTTTTGCTGATCTGGCTGGCTGCCGGTATTTCTCCCAACTCGATCTATCTGATGCGTACCTGCAAGTCGAGGTTGAGGAGGAATCTCAGAAGTATGTAACGATCAATACTCATCGTGGACTGTTAAAATACAACCGTCTGCCGCCTGGAATCAAGTCCGCTCCTGGTGCGTTCCAAAGGATTATCGATAGCATGGTCGCTGAGATTCCTGGAGTGAAACCGTATCTGGATGACATCATGATTGCCGGTAGGACAAAGGAAGAACACGATCGCAGCCTCCATGAAGTTCTGGAACGGATCAAGACGTACGGTTTTCATCTGAGGATCGAAAAATGTCGATTTGGCCTATCGCAAATCAAGTTTCTAGGTCATATAATCGACAAAGGCGGCTTACGACCTGATCCAGCGAAGACTACCGCAATTTCGCAGATGCCAGCTCCAATGAACGTATCACAGCTTCGATCGTATCTTGGAGCTATCAATTATTATGGGCGTTTCGTCAAGCAGATGAAGGAGCTGAGAGCACCCATGGACTACTTGCTGAAACAAAACGTCAATTGGGAATGGACTGCAAGCTGCCAGAAGTCATTCGACAAGTTCAAAACGCTGCACACTTCCGACTTGTTGCTGACGCACTTTGACCCGAACAAGGAAATCATCTTAGCAG GGAAAAATTACGGCCAGATCGAGAAAGAAGCTTTGGCGCTGATTTTTGCTGTGACACGATTTCATAAGATGTTGTTCGGCCGGAAATTTACCTTGCAGACTGATCACCAACCACTTCTCAAGGTGTTCGGAAGCAAAAATGGAATTCCGGTATACACGGCCAACCGACTTCAACGCTGGGCGCTTACGCTGATGCTGTACAATTTGATGCTGTACATCCAGTTCGTGCGCACTGAAGAATTTGGACAAGACTGA
- the LOC129773679 gene encoding uncharacterized protein LOC129773679 — protein sequence MSDQDLRNAILRLTELVASQQEQIQLLNRTGQANQPGSEKIIESLATRIQDFYYDPDGGVFFDAWFARYEDIFKVDGKNLDDPAKVRLLLRKIGTKFHERYVNSILPKHPRNFGLDDTVKKLKKLFGRQTSLFNDRYRCLQYVKNEADDFSSYAASVNKHCETFQLTKLTDDQFKALRFVCGLQSPRDADIRTRLIGKLEAEEHAPPADDTKLTLENLVEECHRFNNLKQDTKMVEKPVPEKSVVNAVSTKPAKKKQPKSPCWFCGDLHFVKECPYQDHSCSKCKRKGHKEGYCSSVESKPKSAKEFEKPKSKEYVKSKGISVKRIDLQGKRKYVTVGINGNDSVLQLDCASTLHDHFYANLEGDRKTSHQRNRNHHHQRFRK from the coding sequence ATGTCCGACCAGGATTTGAGGAACGCAATTCTCCGGCTCACTGAACTGGTAGCTAGCCAACAAGAGCAGATTCAACTTCTCAACCGAACCGGTCAAGCCAACCAACCGGGAAGTGAGAAAATCATCGAATCGTTGGCCACGAGAATTCAAGACTTCTACTACGATCCTGACGGTGGAGTGTTTTTCGATGCATGGTTCGCGCGCTACGAGGATATCTTCAAAGTTGACGGCAAGAATCTGGACGATCCGGCGAAGGTGAGGCTACTCTTAAGGAAGATCGGCACCAAGTTCCATGAGCGGTACGTAAACAGTATCCTGCCAAAGCATCCCCGCAATTTTGGCCTGGACGACACGGTGAAGAAACTTAAGAAGCTATTTGGCCGCCAAACCTCGCTGTTTAACGATCGCTACCGTTGTCTACAATATGTCAAGAACGAAGCAGACGATTTTTCAAGTTACGCTGCCTCTGTGAACAAGCACTGCGAAACATTCCAGCTGACCAAGCTCACCGACGACCAATTCAAGGCACTACGTTTTGTTTGCGGTCTACAATCTCCCCGCGATGCAGACATCCGAACTCGATTGATCGGTAAGTTAGAAGCTGAAGAGCATGCTCCGCCAGCAGACGACACGAAGCTCACACTGGAAAATCTCGTCGAGGAGTGCCATCGGTTTAACAATCTGAAGCAGGACACCAAGATGGTAGAGAAGCCCGTTCCGGAAAAATCCGTCGTCAACGCCGTTTCTACCAAGCCTGCTAAGAAGAAGCAACCGAAATCTCCGTGCTGGTTCTGCGGTGATTTACACTTTGTGAAGGAATGCCCCTATCAAGACCACAGCTGTAGCAAGTGCAAACGGAAGGGGCATAAAGAAGGTTACTGCTCATCCGTGGAATCAAAACCGAAGTCTGCAAAGGAATTCGAAAAACCGAAATCCAAGGAATATGTGAAGTCCAAAGGAATTTCGGTGAAACGCATCGATCTCCAAGGGAAGAGGAAATACGTTACCGTCGGAATCAATGGCAACGATTCTGTTCTCCAGTTGGATTGCGCTTCCACGCTTCACGATCATTTCTACGCAAACCTGGAAGGCGATCGGAAAACCAGCCATCAGCGAAACCGAAATCACCACCATCAGCGCTTCCGGAAATAA